In Mangifera indica cultivar Alphonso chromosome 1, CATAS_Mindica_2.1, whole genome shotgun sequence, a single genomic region encodes these proteins:
- the LOC123194593 gene encoding outer mitochondrial transmembrane helix translocase-like: MVKRMGSSSSETKFLQELLLYAASAALSCLVLFAGLRHLDPNREASKKALEHKKEIAKRLGRPLIHTNPYEDVIACDVINPDHIDVEFNSIGGLETIKQALYELVILPLRRPELFSHGKLLGPQKGVLLYGPPGTGKTMLAKAIARESGAVFINVRISNLMSKWFGDAQKLVAAVFSLAYKLQPAIIFIDEVDSFLGQRRTTDHEAMTNMKTEFMALWDGFTTDQNARVMVLAATNRPSELDEAILRRLPQAFEIGMPDCSERAEILKVILKGERVEGNIDYDYIASLCEGYTGSDLLEVCKKAAYFPIRELLDEEKKGKPSAAPRPLSQIDLEKVLTKSVKTRVAATEYTTLSSQSPGWSRNRDSNDYQVQAAISEISRLVVSQFMNIQSESDAQDP, from the exons ATGGTGAAAAGGATGGGCAGTTCTTCCTCGGAGACCAAGTTCTTGCAGGAATTGCTGTTGTACGCTGCTAGTGCGGCCCTCAGTTGTTTGGTTCTTTTTGCGGGGCTCAGACACCTCGACCCGAACCGTGAAGCCTCCAAAAAGGCTCTTGAACACAAAAAGGAAATAGCCAAACGTTTGGGTCGCCCTCTGATTCATACCAATCCTTACGAG GATGTAATAGCATGTGATGTTATAAATCCTGACCACATTGATGTGGAATTTAATTCTATTGGAGGATTGGAAACCATCAAGCAAGCTTTATATGAATTGGTGATTCTTCCACTTCGAAGGCCTGAACTATTTTCTCATGGGAAGCTACTTGGTCCTCAAAAAGGGGTTCTCTTATATGGACCACCTGGGACAGGGAAGACAATGCTTGCCAAGGCTATTGCAAGAGAATCTGGAGCTGTTTTCATCAATGTGAGGATATCTAATCTAATGAGCAAATGGTTTGGTGATGCACAGAAACTTG TGGCTGCTGTATTCAGCTTGGCCTATAAACTCCAGCCTGCTATCATATTCATTGATGAGGTTGACAGCTTTTTGGGTCAACGTCGTACTACAGACCATGAAGCAATGACAAATATGAAGACTGAGTTTATGGCTTTATGGGATGGATTTACTACAGATC AGAATGCCCGAGTGATGGTTCTTGCTGCCACTAATCGCCCATCAGAACTTGATGAAGCAATACTTCGACGTCTTCCTCAAGCATTTGAGATTGGGATGCCAGATTGCTCGGAGCGGGCTGAGATATTGAAGGTGATTTTGAAGGGTGAGAGGGTTGAAGGTAACATTGACTACGATTATATAGCCAGTTTATGTGAGGGTTACACAGGTTCAGATCTTCTTGAAGTCTGCAAGAAAGCAGCCTACTTTCCCATCAGGGAACTACTGGATGAGGAGAAGAAGGGGAAACCATCAGCT GCACCTAGGCCGCTTTCGCAGATAGATTTGGAGAAAGTTCTTACCAAATCAGTAAAGACGAGGGTTGCTGCCACTGAATACACCACCTTAAGCTCACAATCACCAGGGTGGTCAAGGAATAGGGACTCCAATGACTATCAGGTACAAGCTGCAATAAGTGAGATAAGTAGGCTTGTGGTTTCCCAGTTTATGAACATTCAATCAGAGTCAGATGCCCAGGACCCTTGA
- the LOC123193085 gene encoding rab GTPase-activating protein 22-like isoform X1 yields the protein MKALKRSHTTSSSSNNSSPSSSSSSSSSSWVHLRSVLFVVTSSSPASCSSSDRGRLKSPWSRRKRKQALSPHQWRSLFMADGKFRDGGVKFLKKVRSRGVDPSIRAEVWPFLLGVYELNSSKEEREFIRTQKRKEYEKLRRECRRLLKHSKGGSKLKKISGTGYNEDSGSVIQDTDTSSSEDVVSARESLSSEERNADADYSDDPSSVLLERDDSSTRITNVDPSTLNSESSDSDSSEDPEVIQAYPSSEGREVTNADEQPSEGNISPARTVHSKVPTTEDFATWQRIIRLDAVRANSEWMPYSPSQAAVSEGRARRSASAVGLKDYDHLEPCRIFHAARLVAILEAYALYDPEIGYCQGMSDLLSPIIAVITEDHEAFWCFVGFMKKARHNFRLDEVGIRRQLNIVSKIIKCKDSHLYRHLEKLQAEDCFFVYRMVVVLFRRELTFEQTLCLWEVVWADQAAIRAGIGKSAWSRIRQRAPPTDDLLLYAIAASVLQRRKLIIEKYSSMDEILRECNSMAGQLDVWKLLDDAHDLVVTLHYKIESSY from the exons ATGAAAGCTCTAAAACGAAGTCACACTACGTCGTCGTCTTCAAATAACTCGTCAccgtcgtcgtcgtcttcatcatcttcatcttcatgggTTCATTTGCGTTCGGTTCTATTCGTTGTTACTTCTTCCTCACCagcttcttgttcttcttctgatcg GGGTCGCCTCAAGTCACCCTGGTCACGCAGGAAAAGAAAGCAGGCTCTTTCTCCCCATCAATGGAGAAGTCTCTTTATGGCAGATGGGAAGTTCCGTGATGGTGGTGTTAAGTTCTTGAAGAAAGTGCGCAGTAGA GGTGTAGATCCCAGCATTAGGGCAGAGGTCTGGCCATTCCTCCTTGGAGT CTATGAGTTAAACAGTTCCAAAGAGGAAAGAGAGTTTATAAGAACTCAGAAAAG GAAGGAATATGAGAAGCTACGCAGAGAGTGCCGGAGGCTTCTCAAACACAGCAAAGGGGGttctaagttaaaaaaaattagtggaACTGGCTACAATGAAGACAGTGGAAGTGTCATTCAAGACACAGACACTTCAAGTTCTGAAGATGTGGTTAGTGCCAGGGAATCTCTCTCTAGTGAGGAAAGGAATGCAGATGCTGATTACTCGGACGATCCCTCCAGTGTGTTGTTGGAAAGGGATGATAGTTCAACTAGAATCACAAATGTTGATCCCTCCACTCTAAATTCTGAGTCATCTGACTCAGACTCCTCTGAAGACCCTGAAGTGATTCAAGCCTACCCCAGTTCAGAAGGTAGGGAAGTGACTAATGCTGATGAGCAGCCTTCAGAAGGGAATATATCTCCTGCAAGAACAGTCCATTCAAAAGTACCCACAACCGAAGATTTTGCTACTTGGCAGCGAATCATTCGCCTAGATGCTGTGCGTGCCAATTCTGAATGGATGCCATATTCTCCTTCTCAGGCTGCTGTATCAGAAGGTAGGGCACGCCGCTCTGCTAGTGCTGTTGGTTTAAAGGATTATGATCATCTGGAGCCCTGTAGAATTTTCCATGCTGCACGACTAGTTGCCATTCTCGAAGCATATGCACTTTATGACCCTGAAATTGGCTACTGCCAGGGGATGAGTGATCTACTTTCTCCTATAATTGCTGTGATAACCGAGGATCATGAAGCATTCTGGTGTTTTGTGGGTTTCATGAAGAAAGCTCGGCATAATTTTAGGCTTGATGAGGTGGGGATTCGAAGGCAGCTGAATATTGTTTCCAAGATAATAAAATGTAAGGATTCTCACCTTTACAGGCACTTGGAGAAACTTCAAGCTGAAGACTgcttttttgtttataggatgGTGGTAGTATTGTTTAGAAGGGAATTGACTTTTGAGCAGACACTTTGCCTCTGGGAGGTCGTATGGGCAGATCAGGCAGCCATTAGGGCTGGGATTGGAAAATCCGCATGGAGTAGGATAAGGCAACGAGCCCCACCAACAGATGATCTGTTGCTCTATGCAATTGCAGCTTCAGTTCTGCAGAGAAGGAAGTTGATCATAGAGAAATATAGCAGTATGGATGAGATATTAAGGGAGTGCAATAGCATGGCTGGGCAACTTGATGTATGGAAACTATTAGATGATGCACATGACTTGGTTGTGACTCTGCACTATAAGATAGAGTCATCTTATTAA
- the LOC123193085 gene encoding rab GTPase-activating protein 22-like isoform X2: MFVFINNFLTGIQLGGGGFWSGLTPPSSLATAATALAGLFLVVAAYFTSTRGRLKSPWSRRKRKQALSPHQWRSLFMADGKFRDGGVKFLKKVRSRGVDPSIRAEVWPFLLGVYELNSSKEEREFIRTQKRKEYEKLRRECRRLLKHSKGGSKLKKISGTGYNEDSGSVIQDTDTSSSEDVVSARESLSSEERNADADYSDDPSSVLLERDDSSTRITNVDPSTLNSESSDSDSSEDPEVIQAYPSSEGREVTNADEQPSEGNISPARTVHSKVPTTEDFATWQRIIRLDAVRANSEWMPYSPSQAAVSEGRARRSASAVGLKDYDHLEPCRIFHAARLVAILEAYALYDPEIGYCQGMSDLLSPIIAVITEDHEAFWCFVGFMKKARHNFRLDEVGIRRQLNIVSKIIKCKDSHLYRHLEKLQAEDCFFVYRMVVVLFRRELTFEQTLCLWEVVWADQAAIRAGIGKSAWSRIRQRAPPTDDLLLYAIAASVLQRRKLIIEKYSSMDEILRECNSMAGQLDVWKLLDDAHDLVVTLHYKIESSY; encoded by the exons ATGTTCGTCTTCATTAACAACTTTCTCACCGGAATCCAACTCGGCGGTGGCGGATTCTGGTCAGGATTAACACCGCCTTCGAGTTTAGCCACGGCCGCCACGGCTCTTGCCGGGCTCTTCTTGGTCGTCGCCGCGTACTTCACTTCCACTAg GGGTCGCCTCAAGTCACCCTGGTCACGCAGGAAAAGAAAGCAGGCTCTTTCTCCCCATCAATGGAGAAGTCTCTTTATGGCAGATGGGAAGTTCCGTGATGGTGGTGTTAAGTTCTTGAAGAAAGTGCGCAGTAGA GGTGTAGATCCCAGCATTAGGGCAGAGGTCTGGCCATTCCTCCTTGGAGT CTATGAGTTAAACAGTTCCAAAGAGGAAAGAGAGTTTATAAGAACTCAGAAAAG GAAGGAATATGAGAAGCTACGCAGAGAGTGCCGGAGGCTTCTCAAACACAGCAAAGGGGGttctaagttaaaaaaaattagtggaACTGGCTACAATGAAGACAGTGGAAGTGTCATTCAAGACACAGACACTTCAAGTTCTGAAGATGTGGTTAGTGCCAGGGAATCTCTCTCTAGTGAGGAAAGGAATGCAGATGCTGATTACTCGGACGATCCCTCCAGTGTGTTGTTGGAAAGGGATGATAGTTCAACTAGAATCACAAATGTTGATCCCTCCACTCTAAATTCTGAGTCATCTGACTCAGACTCCTCTGAAGACCCTGAAGTGATTCAAGCCTACCCCAGTTCAGAAGGTAGGGAAGTGACTAATGCTGATGAGCAGCCTTCAGAAGGGAATATATCTCCTGCAAGAACAGTCCATTCAAAAGTACCCACAACCGAAGATTTTGCTACTTGGCAGCGAATCATTCGCCTAGATGCTGTGCGTGCCAATTCTGAATGGATGCCATATTCTCCTTCTCAGGCTGCTGTATCAGAAGGTAGGGCACGCCGCTCTGCTAGTGCTGTTGGTTTAAAGGATTATGATCATCTGGAGCCCTGTAGAATTTTCCATGCTGCACGACTAGTTGCCATTCTCGAAGCATATGCACTTTATGACCCTGAAATTGGCTACTGCCAGGGGATGAGTGATCTACTTTCTCCTATAATTGCTGTGATAACCGAGGATCATGAAGCATTCTGGTGTTTTGTGGGTTTCATGAAGAAAGCTCGGCATAATTTTAGGCTTGATGAGGTGGGGATTCGAAGGCAGCTGAATATTGTTTCCAAGATAATAAAATGTAAGGATTCTCACCTTTACAGGCACTTGGAGAAACTTCAAGCTGAAGACTgcttttttgtttataggatgGTGGTAGTATTGTTTAGAAGGGAATTGACTTTTGAGCAGACACTTTGCCTCTGGGAGGTCGTATGGGCAGATCAGGCAGCCATTAGGGCTGGGATTGGAAAATCCGCATGGAGTAGGATAAGGCAACGAGCCCCACCAACAGATGATCTGTTGCTCTATGCAATTGCAGCTTCAGTTCTGCAGAGAAGGAAGTTGATCATAGAGAAATATAGCAGTATGGATGAGATATTAAGGGAGTGCAATAGCATGGCTGGGCAACTTGATGTATGGAAACTATTAGATGATGCACATGACTTGGTTGTGACTCTGCACTATAAGATAGAGTCATCTTATTAA
- the LOC123193085 gene encoding rab GTPase-activating protein 22-like isoform X3, giving the protein MKALKRSHTTSSSSNNSSPSSSSSSSSSSWVHLRSVLFVVTSSSPASCSSSDRGRLKSPWSRRKRKQALSPHQWRSLFMADGKFRDGGVKFLKKGVDPSIRAEVWPFLLGVYELNSSKEEREFIRTQKRKEYEKLRRECRRLLKHSKGGSKLKKISGTGYNEDSGSVIQDTDTSSSEDVVSARESLSSEERNADADYSDDPSSVLLERDDSSTRITNVDPSTLNSESSDSDSSEDPEVIQAYPSSEGREVTNADEQPSEGNISPARTVHSKVPTTEDFATWQRIIRLDAVRANSEWMPYSPSQAAVSEGRARRSASAVGLKDYDHLEPCRIFHAARLVAILEAYALYDPEIGYCQGMSDLLSPIIAVITEDHEAFWCFVGFMKKARHNFRLDEVGIRRQLNIVSKIIKCKDSHLYRHLEKLQAEDCFFVYRMVVVLFRRELTFEQTLCLWEVVWADQAAIRAGIGKSAWSRIRQRAPPTDDLLLYAIAASVLQRRKLIIEKYSSMDEILRECNSMAGQLDVWKLLDDAHDLVVTLHYKIESSY; this is encoded by the exons ATGAAAGCTCTAAAACGAAGTCACACTACGTCGTCGTCTTCAAATAACTCGTCAccgtcgtcgtcgtcttcatcatcttcatcttcatgggTTCATTTGCGTTCGGTTCTATTCGTTGTTACTTCTTCCTCACCagcttcttgttcttcttctgatcg GGGTCGCCTCAAGTCACCCTGGTCACGCAGGAAAAGAAAGCAGGCTCTTTCTCCCCATCAATGGAGAAGTCTCTTTATGGCAGATGGGAAGTTCCGTGATGGTGGTGTTAAGTTCTTGAAGAAA GGTGTAGATCCCAGCATTAGGGCAGAGGTCTGGCCATTCCTCCTTGGAGT CTATGAGTTAAACAGTTCCAAAGAGGAAAGAGAGTTTATAAGAACTCAGAAAAG GAAGGAATATGAGAAGCTACGCAGAGAGTGCCGGAGGCTTCTCAAACACAGCAAAGGGGGttctaagttaaaaaaaattagtggaACTGGCTACAATGAAGACAGTGGAAGTGTCATTCAAGACACAGACACTTCAAGTTCTGAAGATGTGGTTAGTGCCAGGGAATCTCTCTCTAGTGAGGAAAGGAATGCAGATGCTGATTACTCGGACGATCCCTCCAGTGTGTTGTTGGAAAGGGATGATAGTTCAACTAGAATCACAAATGTTGATCCCTCCACTCTAAATTCTGAGTCATCTGACTCAGACTCCTCTGAAGACCCTGAAGTGATTCAAGCCTACCCCAGTTCAGAAGGTAGGGAAGTGACTAATGCTGATGAGCAGCCTTCAGAAGGGAATATATCTCCTGCAAGAACAGTCCATTCAAAAGTACCCACAACCGAAGATTTTGCTACTTGGCAGCGAATCATTCGCCTAGATGCTGTGCGTGCCAATTCTGAATGGATGCCATATTCTCCTTCTCAGGCTGCTGTATCAGAAGGTAGGGCACGCCGCTCTGCTAGTGCTGTTGGTTTAAAGGATTATGATCATCTGGAGCCCTGTAGAATTTTCCATGCTGCACGACTAGTTGCCATTCTCGAAGCATATGCACTTTATGACCCTGAAATTGGCTACTGCCAGGGGATGAGTGATCTACTTTCTCCTATAATTGCTGTGATAACCGAGGATCATGAAGCATTCTGGTGTTTTGTGGGTTTCATGAAGAAAGCTCGGCATAATTTTAGGCTTGATGAGGTGGGGATTCGAAGGCAGCTGAATATTGTTTCCAAGATAATAAAATGTAAGGATTCTCACCTTTACAGGCACTTGGAGAAACTTCAAGCTGAAGACTgcttttttgtttataggatgGTGGTAGTATTGTTTAGAAGGGAATTGACTTTTGAGCAGACACTTTGCCTCTGGGAGGTCGTATGGGCAGATCAGGCAGCCATTAGGGCTGGGATTGGAAAATCCGCATGGAGTAGGATAAGGCAACGAGCCCCACCAACAGATGATCTGTTGCTCTATGCAATTGCAGCTTCAGTTCTGCAGAGAAGGAAGTTGATCATAGAGAAATATAGCAGTATGGATGAGATATTAAGGGAGTGCAATAGCATGGCTGGGCAACTTGATGTATGGAAACTATTAGATGATGCACATGACTTGGTTGTGACTCTGCACTATAAGATAGAGTCATCTTATTAA
- the LOC123193076 gene encoding metal-nicotianamine transporter YSL2-like: protein MGDIKVEELKENERMNNERENFELDQVTDQQEEIKRTPPWTKHITIRGLFASLAIGVIYSVIVMKLNLTTGLVPNLNVSAALLAFVFVKTWTELLHRAGITSTPFTRQENTIIQTCAVACYSIAVGGGFGSYLLGLNRKTYEQAGVDTEGNNPNSVKEPGVGWMTGFLFVSSFVGILALVPLRKIMIIDYKLTYPSGTATAVLINGFHTPKGDKMAKKQVEGFTKLFSISFLWAFFQWFYTGGEKCGFVQFPTFGLQAWKNSFYFDFSMTYIGAGMICSHLVNLSLLLGAVLSWGIMWPLIGDLKGNWFPKSLPEGSMKSLNGYKVFISIALILGDGLYNFVKILFFTARSIHARVKNKSTKTFPDNRKQDLEDDLHRNEMFIRESIPMWVACVGYAIFSITSIIVIPLMFPELKWYFVLVAYILAPSLSFCNAYGAGLTDMNMAYNYGKVALFVLAAISAKENGVVAGLVGCGLIKSIVSVSSDLMHDFKTGHLTFTSPRSMLLSQTIGTAIGCVVAPLTFFIFYKAFDVGNPNGEYKAPYAIVYRNMAILGVEGFSALPQHCLQLCYGFFAFAILANLLTDVSPKKIGKWIPLPMAMAVPFLVGAYFAIDMCVGSLVVFVWHKLNSRKASLMIPAVASGLICGDGLWILPSSILALAKIHPPICMKFLAT, encoded by the exons ATGGGGGACATAAAAGTGGAAGAGTTGAAAGAGAATGAGAGAATGAACAATGAAAGAGAGAACTTCGAATTGGATCAGGTTACAGATCAGCAAGAGGAAATAAAGAGAACTCCTCCATGGACGAAGCATATAACTATTAGAGGTTTATTTGCTAGCTTAGCGATTGGTGTTATATACAGTGTGATAGTGATGAAGCTGAACCTTACTACTGGTTTAGTCCCCAATCTCAATGTCTCTGCAGCTCTTCTTGCCTTTGTATTTGTCAAAACATGGACTGAGTTGCTTCACAGGGCTGGAATAACATCAACTCCTTTTACTAGGCAAGAAAATACTATTATTCAGACTTGTGCAGTTGCTTGTTACAGCATTGCAGTTGGAG GCGGTTTTGGGTCTTATCTTCTGGGTTTAAACAGGAAGACATATGAACAAGCAGGGGTTGACACAGAGGGAAACAATCCTAATAGTGTTAAGGAACCGGGTGTCGGTTGGATGACTGGTTTCCTCTTTGTTAGCAGTTTTGTTGGAATTCTGGCACTGGTACCTCTTAGAAAG ATCATGATAATAGATTACAAGTTAACTTATCCAAGTGGAACTGCTACTGCAGTTCTTATAAATGGGTTTCATACTCCTAAAGGAGACAAGATGGCAAA GAAGCAAGTTGAAGGTTtcacaaaattattttctataagTTTCCTTTGGGCTTTCTTTCAGTGGTTCTATACAGGAGGAGAGAAATGTGGATTTGTTCAATTTCCCACCTTTGGATTGCAAGCTTGGAAAAATTC ATTTTACTTTGATTTTAGTATGACTTATATCGGTGCGGGAATGATATGTTCCCATCTTGTGAATTTGTCTCTGCTTCTTGGTGCTGTGCTCTCTTGGGGAATCATGTGGCCGCTGATAGGTGATCTCAAAGGGAATTGGTTTCCTAAATCCTTACCTGAAGGCAGTATGAAGAGTCTCAATGGTTACAAG GTGTTTATTTCTATTGCACTGATCCTAGGAGATGGGCTCTACAATTTTGTGAAGATTCTTTTCTTTACTGCTAGAAGCATCCATGCCAGGGTGAAGAATAAAAGTACCAAAACAT TTCCAGATAACCGAAAGCAGGATCTTGAAGATGATCTTCACAGAAATGAAATGTTTATTAGAGAGAGCATTCCTATGTGGGTAGCATGTGTAGGTTACGCTATTTTTTCCATTACTTCCATCATCGTGATCCCACTCATGTTCCCTGAGCTGAAGTGGTACTTTGTTCTCGTGGCTTACATTCTAGCGCCATCTCTAAGCTTCTGCAATGCTTATGGTGCTGGTCTAACTGACATGAACATGGCCTACAACTACGGCAAAGTGGCCTTGTTTGTTCTTGCTGCCATATCTGCAAAAGAAAATGGCGTGGTTGCTGGACTTGTTGGTTGTGGTCTGATTAAATCGATTGTTTCCGTCTCTTCTGATTTAATGCATGATTTTAAGACTGGTCATCTAACTTTCACTTCTCCTCGGTCGATGCTTCTTAGCCAGACCATAGGGACTGCCATAGGTTGTGTTGTAGCTCCTCTTACATTCTTTATTTTCTACAAGGCCTTTGATGTGGGAAACCCAAATGGTGAATACAAAGCTCCTTATGCTATTGTATATCGAAACATGGCAATTCTAGGTGTTGAAGGTTTCTCTGCCCTGCCACAGCACTGTTTACAACTATGTTATGGCTTTTTCGCCTTTGCCATATTGGCCAATTTGTTGACAGATGTTTCCCCGAAGAAAATCGGGAAATGGATTCCTCTTCCCATGGCCATGGCCGTGCCCTTCCTTGTTGGTGCGTACTTTGCAATTGATATGTGCGTAGGGAGCTTGGTTGTGTTTGTATGGCACAAGCTAAATAGCAGGAAAGCAAGTTTAATGATTCCTGCGGTTGCTTCAGGCTTGATTTGTGGAGATGGATTATGGATCCTTCCTTCATCAATCCTTGCGCTCGCAAAGATTCATCCTCCAATCTGCATGAAGTTCTTAGCAACCTAG
- the LOC123193103 gene encoding cytochrome b5: MASDPKIHSFEEVAKHNQTKDCWLIISGKVYDVTPFMDDHPGGDEVLLSATGKDATNDFEDVGHSDSAREMMEKYYIGDIDSSTVPLKRTYIPPQQPAYNHDKTPEFVIKILQFLVPLLILGLAFAVRHYTKKE; this comes from the exons ATGGCTTCAGATCCAAAGATTCACTCGTTTGAAGAGGTCGCAAAGCACAACCAGACCAAGGACTGCTGGCTTATTATTTCTGGCAAG GTTTATGATGTGACACCATTCATGGATGATCACCCTGGTGGGGATGAAGTTTTGCTATCCGCAACTG GAAAGGATGCAACAAATGATTTTGAAGATGTGGGTCACAGTGATTCCGCGAGGGAGATGATGGAGAAGTACTACATCGGTGATATTGATTCATCGACAGTTCCTCTGAAACGTACTTACATCCCGCCACAACAACCTGCATACAATCACGACAAGACTCCTGAGTTTGTGATTAAGATTTTGCAGTTTCTCGTACCCCTCTTGATCCTCGGCTTAGCCTTTGCAGTCAGACACTACACCAAGAAAGAGTAG